A portion of the Anabas testudineus chromosome 22, fAnaTes1.2, whole genome shotgun sequence genome contains these proteins:
- the stac gene encoding SH3 and cysteine-rich domain-containing protein isoform X2, which translates to MIPPTNRIQDESGGKEDERDQNETPKSPTANASQQETKLQRLKRSLSFKTKSIRSKSADNFFRSSNDNKTELLSDVSSSTGHLCNIGMAPPHTTNLPIPPVPPAIPCAPPPTSRSQSRNPLQVDSAGHCFMEHIFKKPTFCDVCNHMIVGTTAKHVVFLAGNTAKHGLRCKACKMSLHHKCENGVGQQRCMGKLPKGFRRYYSSPLLIQEQYGCIKEVMPIACGNKVDPVYEALRFGTSLAQKAKRASGSESPHRNSTSDLDKVPEEVVAHSSRQELSSRHSDDVFTVIENGTEHYHQPERKHDDLQLEQRQLQRDVLKLNAYVALFSFTPQESHDLEMRAGDRILVADDSNDDWWKGVIEDRIGFFPAAFAHQVRAGDQVFRCNRTFIGCKEQGQITLKEGQICVSSEGECSGFIRVASGKKRGFVPCDVLEII; encoded by the exons ATGATCCCACCGACCAACAGGATTCAGGACGAAAGTGGGGGCAAAGAGGACGAACGGGACCAGAATGAGACACCGAAATCCCCGACGGCGAACGCCAGCCAACAGGAAACCAAG CTGCAGAGGCTCAAGCGCTCTTTGTCCTTCAAGACCAAGAGCATCCGCAGCAAGAGCGCCGACAACTTCTTCCGATCCAGCAACGACAACAAGACGGAGCTGCTCTCCGATGTGAGCAGCAGCACGGGCCATCTCTGCAATATTGGGATGGCCCCGCCACACACCACTAACCTCCCCATCCCTCCGGTTCCTCCAGCCATCCCATGCGCTCCTCCTCCCACATCACGCTCCCAGTCACGCAACCCGCTGCAGGTAGACTCGGCAGGTCACTGCTTCATGGAGCACATCTTCAAGAAGCCCACGTTCTGCGACGTCTGCAACCATATGATCGTAG gtACAACAGCCAAACATGTGGTGTTCTTGGCTGGAAACACGGCGAAGCATGGCCTGCGCTGCAAAGCCTGCAAGATGAGCCTCCAccacaaatgtgaaaatggcGTGGGACAGCAGCGCTGCATGGGCAAACTG ccaAAAGGCTTTCGGCGGTACTACAGCTCCCCATTACTGATCCAGGAACAGTATGGCTGTATCAAAGAAGTCATGCCCATTG CCTGTGGGAATAAGGTGGACCCCGTGTATGAGGCTTTGAGATTTGGAACATCTCTGGCACAAAAGGCCAAGAGAGCCAGTGGCTCTGAGTCTCCACACAGAAACTCG ACCAGTGACTTGGATAAGGTTCCAGAGGAAGTGGTGGCGCACAGCAGTAGGCAGGAGCTGTCGAGTAGACACAGTGATGATG TTTTCACAGTCATTGAGAATGGGACAGAACATTACCACCAGccagagagaaaacatgacGATTTACAG TTGGAGCAGCGTCAGCTACAGAGAGACGTCCTCAAACTCAACGCCTATGTGGCCTTGTTCAGTTTCACGCCTCAAGAGAGCCATGACCTGGAGATGAG agcaggagacaggatCTTAGTGGCTGACGACTCCAATGATGATTGGTGGAAG GGCGTGATTGAGGACAGGATTGGTTTCTTCCCAGCAGCCTTTGCTCATCAGGTGCGGGCTGGAGACCAAGTGTTTAGATGTAACAGGACGTTCATCGGCTGTAAGGAACAAGGCCAGATCACCCTGAAGGAGGGGCAG ATTTGTGTGAGCAGTGAGGGCGAATGCAGCGGCTTCATCCGAGTGGCAAGCGGAAAGAAGAGAGGCTTTGTGCCGTGCGACGTGCTAGAAATCATCTGA
- the stac gene encoding SH3 and cysteine-rich domain-containing protein isoform X3 — MIPPTNRIQDESGGKEDERDQNETPKSPTANASQQETKNTVRPEHQKLKLQRLKRSLSFKTKSIRSKSADNFFRSSNDNKTELLSDVSSSTGHLCNIGMAPPHTTNLPIPPVPPAIPCAPPPTSRSQSRNPLQVDSAGHCFMEHIFKKPTFCDVCNHMIVGTTAKHVVFLAGNTAKHGLRCKACKMSLHHKCENGVGQQRCMGKLPKGFRRYYSSPLLIQEQYGCIKEVMPIACGNKVDPVYEALRFGTSLAQKAKRASGSESPHRNSTSDLDKVPEEVVAHSSRQELSSRHSDDVFTVIENGTEHYHQPERKHDDLQLEQRQLQRDVLKLNAYVALFSFTPQESHDLEMRAGDRILVADDSNDDWWKGVIEDRIGFFPAAFAHQVRAGDQVFRCNRTFIGCKEQGQITLKEGQCIQVHVGTQKRLEVRNPQWR; from the exons ATGATCCCACCGACCAACAGGATTCAGGACGAAAGTGGGGGCAAAGAGGACGAACGGGACCAGAATGAGACACCGAAATCCCCGACGGCGAACGCCAGCCAACAGGAAACCAAG AATACTGTGAGGCCTGAACATCAGAAGCTCAAG CTGCAGAGGCTCAAGCGCTCTTTGTCCTTCAAGACCAAGAGCATCCGCAGCAAGAGCGCCGACAACTTCTTCCGATCCAGCAACGACAACAAGACGGAGCTGCTCTCCGATGTGAGCAGCAGCACGGGCCATCTCTGCAATATTGGGATGGCCCCGCCACACACCACTAACCTCCCCATCCCTCCGGTTCCTCCAGCCATCCCATGCGCTCCTCCTCCCACATCACGCTCCCAGTCACGCAACCCGCTGCAGGTAGACTCGGCAGGTCACTGCTTCATGGAGCACATCTTCAAGAAGCCCACGTTCTGCGACGTCTGCAACCATATGATCGTAG gtACAACAGCCAAACATGTGGTGTTCTTGGCTGGAAACACGGCGAAGCATGGCCTGCGCTGCAAAGCCTGCAAGATGAGCCTCCAccacaaatgtgaaaatggcGTGGGACAGCAGCGCTGCATGGGCAAACTG ccaAAAGGCTTTCGGCGGTACTACAGCTCCCCATTACTGATCCAGGAACAGTATGGCTGTATCAAAGAAGTCATGCCCATTG CCTGTGGGAATAAGGTGGACCCCGTGTATGAGGCTTTGAGATTTGGAACATCTCTGGCACAAAAGGCCAAGAGAGCCAGTGGCTCTGAGTCTCCACACAGAAACTCG ACCAGTGACTTGGATAAGGTTCCAGAGGAAGTGGTGGCGCACAGCAGTAGGCAGGAGCTGTCGAGTAGACACAGTGATGATG TTTTCACAGTCATTGAGAATGGGACAGAACATTACCACCAGccagagagaaaacatgacGATTTACAG TTGGAGCAGCGTCAGCTACAGAGAGACGTCCTCAAACTCAACGCCTATGTGGCCTTGTTCAGTTTCACGCCTCAAGAGAGCCATGACCTGGAGATGAG agcaggagacaggatCTTAGTGGCTGACGACTCCAATGATGATTGGTGGAAG GGCGTGATTGAGGACAGGATTGGTTTCTTCCCAGCAGCCTTTGCTCATCAGGTGCGGGCTGGAGACCAAGTGTTTAGATGTAACAGGACGTTCATCGGCTGTAAGGAACAAGGCCAGATCACCCTGAAGGAGGGGCAG TGTATTCAAGTGCATGTTGGGACTCAGAAGAGACTTGAAGTAAGAAACCCCCAGTGGAGATGA
- the stac gene encoding SH3 and cysteine-rich domain-containing protein isoform X1 encodes MIPPTNRIQDESGGKEDERDQNETPKSPTANASQQETKNTVRPEHQKLKLQRLKRSLSFKTKSIRSKSADNFFRSSNDNKTELLSDVSSSTGHLCNIGMAPPHTTNLPIPPVPPAIPCAPPPTSRSQSRNPLQVDSAGHCFMEHIFKKPTFCDVCNHMIVGTTAKHVVFLAGNTAKHGLRCKACKMSLHHKCENGVGQQRCMGKLPKGFRRYYSSPLLIQEQYGCIKEVMPIACGNKVDPVYEALRFGTSLAQKAKRASGSESPHRNSTSDLDKVPEEVVAHSSRQELSSRHSDDVFTVIENGTEHYHQPERKHDDLQLEQRQLQRDVLKLNAYVALFSFTPQESHDLEMRAGDRILVADDSNDDWWKGVIEDRIGFFPAAFAHQVRAGDQVFRCNRTFIGCKEQGQITLKEGQICVSSEGECSGFIRVASGKKRGFVPCDVLEII; translated from the exons ATGATCCCACCGACCAACAGGATTCAGGACGAAAGTGGGGGCAAAGAGGACGAACGGGACCAGAATGAGACACCGAAATCCCCGACGGCGAACGCCAGCCAACAGGAAACCAAG AATACTGTGAGGCCTGAACATCAGAAGCTCAAG CTGCAGAGGCTCAAGCGCTCTTTGTCCTTCAAGACCAAGAGCATCCGCAGCAAGAGCGCCGACAACTTCTTCCGATCCAGCAACGACAACAAGACGGAGCTGCTCTCCGATGTGAGCAGCAGCACGGGCCATCTCTGCAATATTGGGATGGCCCCGCCACACACCACTAACCTCCCCATCCCTCCGGTTCCTCCAGCCATCCCATGCGCTCCTCCTCCCACATCACGCTCCCAGTCACGCAACCCGCTGCAGGTAGACTCGGCAGGTCACTGCTTCATGGAGCACATCTTCAAGAAGCCCACGTTCTGCGACGTCTGCAACCATATGATCGTAG gtACAACAGCCAAACATGTGGTGTTCTTGGCTGGAAACACGGCGAAGCATGGCCTGCGCTGCAAAGCCTGCAAGATGAGCCTCCAccacaaatgtgaaaatggcGTGGGACAGCAGCGCTGCATGGGCAAACTG ccaAAAGGCTTTCGGCGGTACTACAGCTCCCCATTACTGATCCAGGAACAGTATGGCTGTATCAAAGAAGTCATGCCCATTG CCTGTGGGAATAAGGTGGACCCCGTGTATGAGGCTTTGAGATTTGGAACATCTCTGGCACAAAAGGCCAAGAGAGCCAGTGGCTCTGAGTCTCCACACAGAAACTCG ACCAGTGACTTGGATAAGGTTCCAGAGGAAGTGGTGGCGCACAGCAGTAGGCAGGAGCTGTCGAGTAGACACAGTGATGATG TTTTCACAGTCATTGAGAATGGGACAGAACATTACCACCAGccagagagaaaacatgacGATTTACAG TTGGAGCAGCGTCAGCTACAGAGAGACGTCCTCAAACTCAACGCCTATGTGGCCTTGTTCAGTTTCACGCCTCAAGAGAGCCATGACCTGGAGATGAG agcaggagacaggatCTTAGTGGCTGACGACTCCAATGATGATTGGTGGAAG GGCGTGATTGAGGACAGGATTGGTTTCTTCCCAGCAGCCTTTGCTCATCAGGTGCGGGCTGGAGACCAAGTGTTTAGATGTAACAGGACGTTCATCGGCTGTAAGGAACAAGGCCAGATCACCCTGAAGGAGGGGCAG ATTTGTGTGAGCAGTGAGGGCGAATGCAGCGGCTTCATCCGAGTGGCAAGCGGAAAGAAGAGAGGCTTTGTGCCGTGCGACGTGCTAGAAATCATCTGA